The following coding sequences are from one Maniola hyperantus chromosome 7, iAphHyp1.2, whole genome shotgun sequence window:
- the LOC117983718 gene encoding gloverin-like, whose product MQSAVIIGFVLLACVYAQVSQPPHYKEKYPNTYQFVKQARHPRDVTWDKQVGNGKVFGTLGDKDDGSVYGKAGYKQDFFNDERGKLTGEAYGARVLGPNGDSSFLGGKVNWNNAAKDAEANLELTRQIHGRTGAQADFSKVWNLDKNTRISAGGTVSQADLGRGRPDYGIGAKFEHFFGGH is encoded by the exons ATGCAGTCGGCAGTCATCATCGGATTTGTGTTATTGGCGTGTGTGTACGCGCAGGTGTCACAGCCTCCGCACTATAAAGAGAA GTACCCAAATACGTACCAGTTTGTCAAGCAAGCTCGTCATCCCCGTGACGTTACATGGGACAAACAAGTTGGAAACGGAAAAGTTTTTGGTACTCTTGGCGACAAGGATGACGGCAGTGTCTAT GGTAAAGCTGGGTATAAGCAAGACTTCTTCAACGACGAAAGAGGCAAACTTACTGGTGAGGCGTACGGCGCCCGAGTGTTAGGTCCCAATGGTGACAGCAGCTTTTTAGGCGGCAAAGTCAACTGGAACAACGCTGCCAAAGACGCTGAAGCTAACTTGGAACTGACTAGGCAGATCCATGGAAGGACTGGT GCACAAGCAGACTTCTCCAAAGTCTGGAATCTGGATAAGAACACGCGCATCTCAGCGGGTGGCACCGTTTCGCAGGCTGACCTTGGACGTGGGAGACCTGACTATGGCATCGGCGCAAAATTTGAACACTTCTTTGGCGGCCATTAA
- the LOC117983719 gene encoding gloverin-like: MQSAVIIGFALVACVYAQVSQEKYPNTYQFVKHARQPRDVTWDKQVGDGKIFGTLGDKDDGSLYGKAGYKRDFFNDERGKLTGEAYGARVLGPNGDSSLLGGKVNWNNAAKDAEANLELTRQIHGRTGAQADFSKVWNLDKNTRISAGGTVSQADLGRGRPDYGIGAKFEHFFGGH, translated from the exons ATGCAGTCAGCAGTCATCATCGGCTTTGCGTTAGTGGCGTGTGTGTACGCGCAGGTGTCACAAGAGAA GTACCCAAATACGTACCAGTTTGTCAAGCACGCTCGTCAGCCCCGTGACGTTACATGGGACAAACAAGTTGGAGACGGAAAAATTTTCGGCACTCTTGGCGACAAGGATGACGGCAGTCTATAT GGTAAAGCCGGCTATAAGCGAGACTTCTTCAACGACGAAAGAGGCAAACTTACTGGTGAGGCGTATGGTGCCCGAGTGCTCGGTCCCAATGGAGACAGCAGCTTATTGGGCGGCAAAGTCAACTGGAATAACGCTGCCAAAGACGCTGAAGCTAACTTGGAACTGACTAGGCAGATCCATGGAAGGACTGGC GCACAAGCAGACTTCTCCAAAGTCTGGAATCTGGATAAGAACACGCGCATCTCAGCGGGTGGCACCGTTTCGCAGGCTGATCTTGGACGTGGAAGACCTGACTACGGTATCGGCGCAAAATTTGAACACTTCTTTGGCGGTCATTAA